From a region of the Listeria monocytogenes ATCC 19117 genome:
- the rpsN gene encoding 30S ribosomal protein S14 produces the protein MAKKSKVAKHERQQALVEKYAELRRTLKAEGRYDELRKLPRDSSPSRLHNRCELTGRPHGYMRKFGMSRIRFRELAHQGQLPGVTKASW, from the coding sequence ATGGCTAAAAAATCAAAAGTTGCCAAACATGAACGTCAACAAGCGCTCGTGGAAAAATATGCGGAACTTCGCCGAACGCTAAAAGCAGAAGGCCGCTACGATGAATTACGCAAATTACCACGCGATTCTTCCCCGTCCCGGCTACACAATCGTTGTGAACTAACTGGACGTCCCCACGGCTACATGCGTAAATTTGGTATGTCGCGGATTCGTTTTCGTGAACTAGCACATCAAGGACAATTACCCGGCGTGACAAAAGCAAGCTGGTAA
- the chiA gene encoding chitinase ChiA, with the protein MNGKQVMVGGLSLLLVGAGLGAFGSQAQAATDDASVMPDISNKQVLVGYWHSWKSSGNDGYQQGTSADIALKDTPKAYNVVDVSFMKGDGVNRIPTFKPVGINDSDFRAQVGALNKEGRAVLLALGGADGHVELKAGDEEAFANEIIRQVETYGFDGLDIDLEQSAITAGDNKTVIPAALKIVKDHYKAEGKNFLITMAPEFPYLKPGSAYESYLTSLANYYDYIAPQLYNQGGDGVWVDETNQWIAQNNDTLKESFLYYMADSFINGTRGYLKIPANKFVFGLPANVDAAATGYVKDPQIVKNVFTRLQAKGTPVKGIMTWSVNWDAGKNKAGVPYNNGFSNAYGPIVGTK; encoded by the coding sequence ATGAATGGAAAACAAGTAATGGTTGGTGGTTTGTCTTTACTTTTAGTTGGTGCAGGACTGGGGGCATTTGGTAGTCAAGCACAAGCGGCGACGGATGACGCTTCTGTAATGCCAGATATTTCTAACAAACAGGTGCTAGTTGGGTACTGGCATAGTTGGAAATCTTCCGGAAATGATGGCTATCAACAAGGGACTTCGGCTGATATCGCCCTAAAAGATACACCGAAAGCTTATAACGTGGTAGATGTTTCCTTTATGAAAGGGGACGGGGTAAATCGTATTCCGACATTTAAACCAGTGGGAATAAATGATAGCGATTTCAGAGCACAAGTCGGCGCATTAAATAAAGAAGGTCGGGCCGTTCTTTTGGCACTAGGTGGAGCAGATGGACACGTGGAACTAAAAGCTGGGGATGAAGAGGCGTTCGCGAATGAAATTATCCGCCAAGTAGAAACATATGGCTTTGATGGATTAGACATCGACTTAGAACAAAGTGCGATTACCGCGGGAGATAATAAAACGGTTATCCCAGCAGCGCTAAAAATCGTTAAAGATCATTATAAAGCGGAAGGGAAAAATTTCCTAATTACGATGGCACCAGAATTTCCTTATTTAAAACCAGGTAGTGCCTATGAAAGCTACCTAACCTCACTTGCTAATTATTATGACTATATTGCGCCACAACTATACAATCAAGGTGGCGATGGTGTTTGGGTTGATGAAACAAACCAATGGATTGCGCAAAATAATGATACATTAAAAGAATCTTTCTTATATTATATGGCGGACTCCTTTATTAATGGGACTCGTGGTTACTTGAAAATCCCAGCTAATAAATTCGTGTTCGGTTTACCAGCCAATGTGGATGCAGCCGCAACTGGTTATGTAAAAGATCCGCAAATCGTCAAAAATGTTTTCACTCGTTTACAAGCAAAAGGCACACCAGTGAAAGGGATTATGACTTGGTCGGTGAACTGGGATGCAGGTAAAAATAAAGCAGGAGTGCCTTATAATAATGGTTTCTCTAACGCGTATGGTCCGATAGTTGGAACTAAATAA
- a CDS encoding nucleobase:cation symporter-2 family protein yields MLGKGKIAALGFQHVLAMYAGAVIVPLLIGGALGFNGEEMTYLVSIDIFMCGIATLLQLTVNRFFGIGLPVVLGCAVQAIAPIILIGQDMGIGAIYGSIIVSGLFVLLIAPFFSKVVRFFPPVVTGSVVTVIGLTLIPVAINNLAGGEGAKDFGSMYNLGLGFGTLLLIILVYRFGQGFSKAIAVLIGLVGGSLFAALYKGISLGPVSEASWFHMPKPFYFGTPTFEWPAIITMILIALVSMVESTGVYFALSDITERKLTQKDLTRGYRAEGLAIMLGGVFNTFPYTAYSQNVGLVQLSGIKTRKVIYAAAGFLIVLGLIPKIGAVTTIIPTPVLGGAMVAMFGMVVAQGIKMLGKVNFTSQENLLIIACAVGVGLGVTVVPDLFNAFPSFVRLFTSNGIVAGSVTAITLNIIFNMIPHRKDKKVADPEPQHAK; encoded by the coding sequence ATGTTAGGTAAAGGGAAAATTGCAGCTTTAGGATTTCAACATGTTCTAGCAATGTATGCAGGAGCAGTAATCGTTCCACTATTAATTGGTGGAGCACTAGGTTTTAATGGAGAAGAAATGACTTACTTAGTTTCGATTGATATTTTTATGTGCGGGATTGCGACATTGCTACAATTAACGGTTAACCGCTTCTTTGGAATTGGTTTACCGGTTGTACTTGGATGTGCGGTTCAAGCTATTGCGCCGATTATTTTAATTGGACAAGATATGGGCATTGGCGCGATTTACGGTTCGATTATTGTTTCAGGACTTTTTGTATTATTAATAGCACCATTTTTCTCCAAAGTTGTACGATTTTTCCCTCCTGTTGTGACTGGTTCGGTTGTAACAGTGATTGGTTTAACACTTATTCCCGTTGCAATTAATAATCTTGCTGGTGGAGAAGGAGCAAAAGATTTTGGCTCAATGTATAATCTCGGCCTTGGTTTTGGAACATTACTTTTAATTATTTTAGTGTATCGTTTTGGACAAGGGTTTTCGAAGGCGATTGCTGTTTTAATAGGTCTGGTTGGTGGTTCGCTTTTTGCAGCGCTTTATAAAGGGATCTCGCTTGGTCCTGTGAGTGAGGCGAGCTGGTTCCATATGCCAAAACCATTTTATTTTGGCACACCGACCTTTGAGTGGCCGGCAATTATTACGATGATTTTAATTGCGCTTGTCAGCATGGTGGAATCAACGGGAGTATATTTCGCTTTATCTGATATTACCGAACGCAAATTAACGCAAAAAGATTTAACGCGTGGTTACCGGGCAGAAGGGCTTGCGATTATGCTTGGCGGCGTATTTAATACATTCCCCTATACGGCTTATTCGCAAAACGTTGGACTCGTTCAACTTTCTGGTATTAAAACACGTAAAGTGATTTATGCGGCAGCTGGTTTCCTTATTGTTCTTGGTCTGATTCCAAAAATTGGCGCAGTGACAACGATTATTCCGACACCAGTTCTCGGCGGCGCTATGGTCGCGATGTTCGGCATGGTTGTCGCACAAGGGATTAAGATGCTTGGAAAAGTTAATTTCACTTCTCAAGAAAACTTGTTAATCATTGCGTGTGCAGTTGGTGTTGGTTTAGGCGTTACAGTCGTACCAGATTTGTTCAATGCCTTCCCATCCTTTGTTCGCTTATTTACGAGTAATGGAATTGTTGCGGGCAGTGTGACAGCAATTACACTGAATATCATTTTCAATATGATTCCACATCGCAAAGATAAAAAAGTAGCAGATCCAGAACCACAACATGCGAAGTAA
- a CDS encoding xanthine phosphoribosyltransferase has protein sequence MKLLEEFIQEKGTVLPGNVLKVDAFLNHQIDPVLMQAMGNEFAKRFQDLGITKIVTIESSGIAPAVFAGLALSVPVVFARKKKSVTLTDNLFTSTVYSYTKKESNDISVSKQFLTADDTILVIDDFLANGQAALGLLEIAEHAGAKVAGIGIVIEKSFQQGRELLNKTGIPVYSLARIASLENEEILFLEEE, from the coding sequence TTGAAATTACTGGAAGAGTTTATTCAAGAAAAAGGTACGGTTTTACCGGGGAATGTTTTAAAAGTAGATGCTTTTTTAAATCATCAAATTGATCCGGTTTTAATGCAAGCGATGGGAAATGAATTTGCTAAACGGTTCCAAGATTTAGGGATTACGAAAATTGTAACGATTGAATCATCGGGTATCGCACCCGCCGTTTTTGCAGGGCTCGCGCTTTCCGTACCAGTCGTGTTTGCACGCAAGAAAAAATCAGTGACATTAACGGACAATTTATTCACAAGCACTGTCTATTCGTACACTAAAAAAGAATCGAATGATATTTCTGTATCAAAACAATTTTTAACAGCAGATGATACGATTTTAGTTATTGATGATTTTCTAGCAAATGGTCAGGCGGCACTCGGCTTACTTGAAATTGCAGAACATGCCGGAGCAAAAGTGGCGGGAATTGGGATTGTGATTGAAAAATCTTTCCAACAAGGTCGCGAATTATTAAATAAAACAGGGATTCCAGTTTATTCACTAGCACGAATTGCCTCACTTGAAAACGAAGAAATCTTATTTTTAGAGGAGGAATAG
- a CDS encoding carboxypeptidase M32, with amino-acid sequence MVETLEEEFLAYIKKMEALEEALALVYWDLRTGAPSKGMEGRSDVIGVLSEEIFNMQTSEEMAAFIAGLNLDKENLSEITLKTLEESQKKYDLNKKIPSKEYAEYTKLVAQAETAWTTAREQNDFAAFEPFLTKILEMKRKFVEYWGYEENKYDTLLDQYEPGVTVSVLDSVFEKVRDGIMAIREKIANEGVKPDATILNTKISEAKQKEFSIRILNKMGFDFEAGRLDETVHPFATGLNTGDVRITTRYNENDFKMAVFGTIHEGGHAIYEQNFDAALVGTPLANGASMGIHESQSLFYEIIIGSSLAFWKSNYADFQAITKPAFDHVTLEDFYRAVNISESSLIRIEADTLTYPLHIMIRYELEKALINGELEVKDLPKAWGDKYEEYLGIRPDNDTNGVLQDIHWAGGDFGYFPSYALGLMYAAQFFNQMQKEIPNIDAIIASDDYSELKTWLTEHVHKFGKTKKPLEILTDTTGEGLNPTYLLDLLEKRYAYVYQFNK; translated from the coding sequence TTGGTAGAAACATTAGAAGAGGAATTTTTAGCGTATATTAAAAAGATGGAAGCACTGGAAGAAGCACTGGCATTAGTTTATTGGGATCTTCGTACAGGCGCCCCGTCAAAAGGAATGGAAGGTCGCTCTGATGTTATTGGCGTTCTATCTGAAGAGATTTTCAATATGCAAACATCTGAAGAAATGGCTGCTTTTATTGCTGGACTTAACCTTGATAAAGAAAATCTATCTGAAATCACTCTTAAAACTTTAGAAGAATCTCAAAAAAAATATGATTTAAACAAAAAAATCCCAAGTAAAGAATACGCGGAATATACTAAACTAGTAGCGCAAGCAGAAACGGCTTGGACAACAGCTCGCGAACAAAATGATTTTGCAGCTTTTGAGCCATTCTTAACAAAAATCCTTGAAATGAAGCGTAAATTTGTTGAATATTGGGGTTATGAAGAAAATAAATATGACACATTACTTGATCAATATGAGCCAGGTGTAACCGTATCTGTGCTTGATTCCGTATTTGAAAAAGTACGCGACGGAATTATGGCGATTCGCGAAAAAATCGCAAATGAAGGCGTGAAGCCAGATGCGACGATTTTAAATACCAAAATATCCGAAGCAAAACAAAAAGAATTTAGCATTCGCATTCTGAATAAAATGGGCTTTGACTTTGAAGCAGGTCGTTTAGATGAAACCGTGCATCCTTTTGCGACTGGTTTAAATACTGGCGATGTTCGTATTACGACCCGTTACAATGAAAATGATTTTAAAATGGCTGTTTTTGGTACGATTCATGAAGGTGGTCATGCGATTTACGAACAAAATTTTGATGCAGCACTTGTAGGTACTCCACTTGCAAACGGCGCATCAATGGGCATTCATGAATCACAATCATTATTTTATGAAATTATTATCGGTTCTAGTTTAGCATTTTGGAAAAGTAATTATGCTGACTTCCAAGCGATTACAAAACCGGCTTTTGATCATGTGACTTTGGAAGATTTTTACCGCGCAGTGAACATCTCTGAAAGTTCGCTGATTCGAATTGAAGCTGATACATTAACTTATCCGCTGCATATTATGATTCGTTATGAACTAGAAAAAGCACTTATTAACGGTGAATTAGAAGTAAAAGATTTACCGAAAGCATGGGGCGACAAATACGAAGAATATCTCGGCATTCGTCCAGATAATGATACAAATGGCGTTCTGCAAGATATTCACTGGGCTGGTGGCGATTTTGGTTACTTCCCGTCTTATGCATTAGGTTTAATGTACGCGGCGCAGTTCTTTAACCAAATGCAAAAAGAAATTCCGAATATCGATGCGATTATCGCAAGCGATGATTATTCGGAATTAAAAACGTGGTTGACTGAACATGTGCATAAATTTGGTAAAACGAAGAAACCTCTCGAGATTCTAACAGATACAACTGGAGAAGGCTTAAATCCAACGTATTTGCTAGATTTACTAGAAAAAAGATACGCTTATGTTTACCAATTCAATAAGTAA
- a CDS encoding THUMP domain-containing class I SAM-dependent RNA methyltransferase, with protein MKSFQLVATAASGLEAIVGKEVARLGYDPKVENGKVYFEGDLSAIARANLWLRVADRVKIVVGVFKATTFDELFEKTKALPWEDYLPLDAQFPVAGKSVKSTLYSVPDCQAIVKKAIVNRVSEKYRRSGRLMETGALFKLEVSILKDEVTLTIDTSGAGLHKRGYRLAQGSAPIKETMAAALVLLTSWHPDRPFYDPVCGSGTIPIEAALIGQNIAPGFNREFVSETWDWMPKQVWADARQEAEDLANYDQPLNIIGGDIDARLIEIAKQNAVEAGLGDLITFRQLQVADFQTEDEYGVVVANPPYGERLEDEEAVRQLYREMGIVYKRMPTWSVYVLTSYELFEEVYGKKATKKRKLYNGYLRTDLYQYWGPRKPRPKKED; from the coding sequence ATGAAATCATTTCAGTTGGTGGCAACGGCTGCTTCGGGTTTAGAGGCAATTGTTGGGAAAGAAGTAGCGCGTTTAGGCTATGACCCAAAAGTAGAAAACGGTAAAGTATATTTTGAAGGAGATTTATCTGCAATTGCTAGAGCCAATCTATGGCTTCGTGTAGCCGACCGTGTGAAAATTGTGGTTGGTGTTTTTAAAGCAACGACATTTGATGAACTATTTGAAAAGACGAAAGCTTTACCTTGGGAAGATTATTTACCGCTTGATGCACAGTTTCCAGTGGCTGGTAAATCAGTTAAGTCAACGCTTTATAGTGTGCCTGATTGCCAAGCGATTGTAAAAAAAGCCATCGTTAACCGTGTCAGTGAAAAGTATCGTCGTTCTGGTCGTTTGATGGAAACAGGCGCGTTATTTAAGTTAGAAGTTTCTATTTTAAAAGATGAAGTGACGCTAACAATTGATACTAGTGGTGCGGGATTACATAAACGTGGTTACCGTTTAGCACAAGGTAGTGCGCCAATCAAAGAAACAATGGCGGCGGCACTTGTACTACTTACGAGTTGGCATCCAGATAGACCATTTTATGATCCCGTTTGTGGTTCTGGAACAATTCCAATTGAGGCGGCACTAATTGGGCAAAATATTGCGCCTGGTTTTAACCGCGAGTTCGTGTCAGAAACATGGGATTGGATGCCGAAGCAAGTTTGGGCGGATGCGAGACAAGAAGCGGAAGATTTAGCTAACTATGATCAACCGCTAAATATTATTGGTGGCGATATTGATGCTCGTTTAATTGAAATCGCAAAGCAAAATGCGGTCGAAGCTGGCCTTGGTGACTTAATTACCTTTAGACAACTACAAGTAGCTGACTTTCAAACAGAAGATGAGTACGGGGTCGTTGTTGCGAATCCACCATACGGGGAACGTTTAGAAGACGAGGAAGCAGTGCGCCAACTTTACCGCGAAATGGGTATTGTTTATAAACGCATGCCGACATGGTCAGTATATGTCCTTACCTCTTATGAACTTTTTGAAGAAGTTTATGGTAAAAAAGCGACGAAAAAACGGAAATTATACAATGGTTACTTGCGCACAGATTTATATCAATACTGGGGTCCAAGAAAACCACGTCCTAAAAAAGAAGATTGA
- the gpsB gene encoding cell division regulator GpsB: MTSEQFEYHLTGKEILEKEFKTGLRGYSPEDVDEFLDMVIKDYSTFTQEIEALQAENIRLVQELDNAPLRTSTQPAPTFQAAAQPAGTTNFDILKRLSNLEKHVFGNKLDDNE, translated from the coding sequence ATGACTTCGGAACAATTTGAGTATCACTTAACAGGTAAAGAAATTTTGGAAAAAGAATTTAAAACTGGGCTTCGTGGTTATAGTCCTGAAGATGTTGACGAGTTTTTAGACATGGTTATTAAAGATTACAGTACATTTACGCAAGAAATCGAAGCACTTCAAGCGGAAAATATTCGACTTGTACAAGAGCTTGATAATGCTCCACTTAGAACTTCAACACAACCAGCTCCAACTTTCCAAGCAGCGGCACAACCTGCTGGAACGACCAACTTTGATATTCTAAAGCGTCTTTCTAATTTAGAAAAACATGTTTTTGGAAATAAGCTGGACGATAACGAATAG
- a CDS encoding DUF1273 domain-containing protein: MKSIAVTGYKNFELGIFKKDADEAVYIKETIKRHLLPLVEDGLEWVIISGQLGIELWAGDVVAELKADYPIKLAILEPFEKQSANWNEANQLWASEVLEKADYHAFITKRPYESPAQFAARDGFIIDNTDGALLVYDLEKEGSPKFFYDRAIQAKEQSNYYIDCIDFYALQEVVEDMNQTF; encoded by the coding sequence GTGAAATCCATCGCAGTGACGGGGTATAAAAATTTTGAACTGGGAATTTTTAAAAAGGATGCAGATGAAGCGGTTTATATAAAAGAAACAATTAAACGGCATTTGCTTCCACTCGTGGAAGATGGGCTTGAATGGGTGATTATTTCTGGTCAGTTAGGAATTGAACTTTGGGCTGGCGATGTGGTTGCAGAATTAAAAGCAGACTATCCGATTAAACTAGCAATCCTTGAACCGTTTGAAAAGCAAAGTGCTAACTGGAATGAAGCGAACCAATTATGGGCGAGCGAAGTACTAGAAAAAGCCGATTACCATGCTTTTATTACGAAGCGTCCTTATGAAAGTCCAGCGCAATTTGCGGCAAGAGATGGTTTTATTATTGATAATACGGATGGCGCATTACTTGTATATGATTTAGAAAAAGAAGGTTCGCCGAAATTCTTTTATGACCGAGCGATTCAAGCAAAAGAACAGTCTAATTATTATATAGACTGTATTGATTTTTATGCACTCCAAGAAGTTGTAGAGGATATGAACCAAACGTTTTAA
- a CDS encoding YppE family protein, with protein sequence MELLNRTEKLLLQNEKNWELYLSNREEAKPFDFYKDMKPFVDEAKNSADAFLELAIPWVNKERPPYLGELQLRQACDNVQMTAVSAFNGKSFYKHFLDHYQSTKYTLTRVRDFLKRKEELM encoded by the coding sequence ATGGAACTTTTAAACCGTACGGAAAAATTGCTTCTTCAAAACGAAAAAAATTGGGAATTATATTTAAGTAACCGTGAAGAAGCAAAGCCGTTTGATTTTTATAAAGATATGAAACCTTTCGTTGACGAAGCAAAAAATAGCGCGGATGCGTTTTTAGAATTAGCTATTCCGTGGGTAAACAAAGAGCGTCCTCCTTATTTAGGAGAACTACAATTAAGACAAGCTTGTGATAATGTTCAAATGACTGCAGTAAGTGCATTTAATGGAAAGTCTTTTTATAAACACTTCCTAGATCACTACCAATCTACCAAGTATACACTAACGAGAGTGAGAGATTTCTTAAAAAGAAAAGAGGAATTGATGTGA
- the recU gene encoding Holliday junction resolvase RecU: MAIGYPNGKKYAASHEVLPQQKRKAPVTYGKRGMSLEDDLNDTIAYYLTHEIAVIHKKPTPVQIVSVDYPKRSSAKIKEAYFKTPSTTDYNGVYKGKYVDFEAKETQNTTSFPLSNFHDHQMTHMANVLKQDGIVFVIIAFQKLGETHFIPFEKFYPFWERMQSGGRKSVTIAEIQDVSDQIPYGLNPRLDFLQSIDKLYF, encoded by the coding sequence ATGGCTATTGGTTACCCTAACGGCAAGAAGTATGCAGCGAGTCATGAGGTTCTTCCTCAACAAAAACGGAAAGCTCCTGTAACTTATGGTAAGCGTGGTATGTCTTTGGAAGATGACCTAAATGATACGATTGCGTATTATTTAACTCACGAAATAGCAGTCATCCACAAAAAACCTACCCCTGTCCAAATTGTCAGTGTGGACTACCCAAAAAGAAGTAGTGCCAAAATTAAGGAAGCCTACTTCAAAACACCATCCACAACAGATTATAATGGTGTGTATAAAGGAAAATACGTTGATTTTGAAGCAAAAGAAACGCAAAATACAACTTCTTTTCCGTTGAGTAATTTTCACGATCACCAAATGACACACATGGCAAACGTCTTAAAACAAGATGGTATTGTATTTGTCATTATTGCTTTCCAAAAACTCGGAGAAACTCATTTCATTCCCTTTGAGAAATTTTATCCGTTTTGGGAACGTATGCAAAGTGGTGGAAGAAAATCAGTTACTATAGCAGAAATACAAGATGTATCAGACCAAAT